The Solanum dulcamara chromosome 2, daSolDulc1.2, whole genome shotgun sequence region GACTCTAACCCGACCTATAAATCATACGAAAACAACTTTAACGTTGCTACAAAGTTTCCTTTCGGGCAGTATAACTAACATCATAAAAATTCACAGCTGTTCATAGTTGGTGTCTTTTCACAAGATGGTACTTTCTCTGAACTTAAAACTACATGGATCATAAACTGACACTAATTCTGCCAGCTTTCGAAACTACAAAGAATTGTTGAGCATATCTCAGTTGAGAGAAGAGCAACCTAAGGGACATTAGGTGGAAGCTTGTTAGCCAAGTAGAGAGCAAGTTTCTCTCTTTGAATTGAAGCAGATTTATCGGTAGAATCACCAACTTGTTGCCCATAATCAGGATCATGATGATGAGTAACCGGCACTTCATCTTGAACTCCATCGTTTAaatcgatgagaatgttgtgCAGCATGCAGCATACAAGAATAATCCTTGGTAACTTTTGTTTATCGGGCCTCCACATTACTCCTTGAATGATCTTCCATTTATCTTTCAACCTGGCCAAAGCCCTCTGTGCCACCTTCCTCGTTGCAAAATGACGCTTGTTGTAATCGGCTTGGTGATCAGAAAGTCCACGTCCTGTATAAGGAGTAAGAAGCCATGGCAAAAGGGGAAAACCCGAGTCACCAACAATATATTCTCTTAGTTCTGTGTCGTTTGAGAGGTTAAATTTCTTTCCACTTAGCCTCTTTCCTTCTTCAGCTAGTTCGAAGAACCTTGAGCTTTTGAGCACCTCAGAGTCACTTAGACTTCCAGGCCAGCCAGCTAAAATATCTAGGAATCTCATATCAGGGTCGACGATTGCTTGCAAAATCATACTGTGATTCTTTTCCAAATCAGACCAGACTTTACTTGATGGATCAGCTGTAGAGAGGCAAAACATGATATGTGTGGTGTCAATGGCACCACAACAATTGGGAAGGCCTCGGATGTTctcaaattttgacttgatgTCTTTCATGTCATCTTGGTTTGAAGGCCAATGGATATGGTGAAGGCCTCTTTCTTCCATGGCTTCCACAAATCGCCAAGTTATCTGAGAGACAGTCGACTGGTGTATTCCAAGAGACTCACCAACAACTGATAGTGAATCGCCTGAACTCAGCCTTCTCAAAGCAACAGCAACTCGGTCATCTAGAGACAAGAACTTACCGCTGAGATCAGTTATGTTCGTTGGTTTAGACATCATATCTTCCTTCACAAGTGAACAGATGTAGTTGAATGTCTTCCTTGAAAGTTTGAACAGAGATTCAAATGTAACTGAATTTCCTTCCTCTACTGAAGTCCCTGAGAAGCAACAAACAAAAAGAAGTCAAATTTCATGGCCGCAAATTTACAAAAACATTAAGTTCGGCCTTTTAACTGATGAATATCATCTCAGGCACAAAAAAAGACCCTTTCTCCCTCAGACCTAGTACTAACTAGAAATGGAACTTGCAAGAAAGAGGTCATAGTTGCAAGCTTTTGTTTCAAAACTGTCTTGTCAACAATGATGAG contains the following coding sequences:
- the LOC129878650 gene encoding protein ALP1-like; the encoded protein is MGPIRGLKRKKKVEKDVDQYTPLHSSLSQVCPSDWWVEFSKRISGTSVEEGNSVTFESLFKLSRKTFNYICSLVKEDMMSKPTNITDLSGKFLSLDDRVAVALRRLSSGDSLSVVGESLGIHQSTVSQITWRFVEAMEERGLHHIHWPSNQDDMKDIKSKFENIRGLPNCCGAIDTTHIMFCLSTADPSSKVWSDLEKNHSMILQAIVDPDMRFLDILAGWPGSLSDSEVLKSSRFFELAEEGKRLSGKKFNLSNDTELREYIVGDSGFPLLPWLLTPYTGRGLSDHQADYNKRHFATRKVAQRALARLKDKWKIIQGVMWRPDKQKLPRIILVCCMLHNILIDLNDGVQDEVPVTHHHDPDYGQQVGDSTDKSASIQREKLALYLANKLPPNVP